Within Desulfobacter sp., the genomic segment CCGGGAAGCATGAGTTCGGCGACCCTGCAGGAAAGCCGCTGGCCCAGGGCCCCGCCGGGATGGGAACGGATGAAGTCCGCTTTTTTAAAGCCCTTTTCATTAATAAGGGCCACGGCCAGGGCGTCGCCCATGGCCAGTTGGGCAGTGGTGGACGAAGTGGGGGCCATGTTCAGGGGACAGGCTTCCTTTTCCACTCCCGTATCAATGACCAGGTCGCAGAATCCGGCCATGGTGGAGTTGGGTTTCCCTGTGAATCCGGCCACCCGGCAGCCAACCTCACGGATCACCGGCAGAAGCTGGTTCAGTTCAACGGTTTCTCCGGAATTGGATATGGCAATGAATACGTCGGAACGGTTCACCATGCCCAGGTCGCCGTGGACGGCTTCCACTGGATGGAGAAACATGGCATTGGTGCCGGTGCTGCTGAGGGTGGCAGCAATTTTCCGGCCGATGAGACCGGATTTTCCAATACCGGAAATGATGACCCGGCCGCTGGATTTGCAGATGTCGTTGACAAGCGTTTCAAAGGATGAATCTATTTTCTCAGTAAGGGCAAGCAGGCTCTCTGCTTCAATTTTCAGTACTTCTTTGGCGTCGTTTATGATCATAATTCGGTAAAATTCTTCTTTGTTGTTATTTAAAACTGTGAAACTTCTCTTTT encodes:
- a CDS encoding KpsF/GutQ family sugar-phosphate isomerase, translated to MIINDAKEVLKIEAESLLALTEKIDSSFETLVNDICKSSGRVIISGIGKSGLIGRKIAATLSSTGTNAMFLHPVEAVHGDLGMVNRSDVFIAISNSGETVELNQLLPVIREVGCRVAGFTGKPNSTMAGFCDLVIDTGVEKEACPLNMAPTSSTTAQLAMGDALAVALINEKGFKKADFIRSHPGGALGQRLSCRVAELMLPGDAAPCIPAGASMAEALACMDDHRLGAVLIMNEEKTLAGIVTDGDIRHWMAEGGSSADTKVDQLMTSAPLSLSPDSFLYDALNLMEKHEITVLPIVSEDRRLAGLLHLHDILGKGTFKFNGGSQ